The genomic segment CAGCTCGGCGGCGCGGGCGGTGTGGCGCTGAATCTGGGTTTCCAGGCGCCGGATGCGCGCTTCGATGGGCTTTCGCTGGTCGGACAGGTGTTGGCGGGCGGCGGCGCTGTGGCGCTTGTGTTCCTTGCGATCGGCGGGCGCGGGCGCCGCGGCGGTGTCCGTGCGCTTGCCAAGTTTGGTCTTGAACAGCCAGTCGCGGTAGTCGTCCAGATCGCCGTCGAAGGGTTTGAGGCTGCCGTCGGCGACGATCATGAATTCTTCGGTCGTGGCGCGCAGCAGGTGCCGGTCGTGCGACACCAGCACCAGTGTGCCTTCGAACTGCGCCAGGGCGACGGTGAGCGCCTCGCGGGTTTCAAGGTCCAGGTGATTCGTCGGTTCGTCCAGCACCAGCAGGTTGGGGCGTTGCCAGACGATCAGCGCCAGCACCAGGCGCGCCTTCTCGCCGCCGGAGAAGGTGTCGACCTTGGTCGTGGCCATCTCGCCGATGAAGTTGAAGCCGCCCAGGAAACTGCGCAGTTGCTGTTCGCGCACGTTGGGCGCCAGCCTGGCCAAATGCCACAGCGGCGTCTGGTCCAGGCGCAGCATTTCGATCTGATGCTGGGCGAAGTAGCCGATCGACAGGCCCTTGTTCAGGTTGACGCTGCCGGCCAGCGGCGGCAGTTCGCCGACCAGGGTCTTGATCAGCGTGGACTTGCCGGCGCCGTTGACGCCCAAAAGGCCAATGCGCTGCTCGGCCTGCAGGATCAGGTTCAGCCGCGACAGGATGACCTTCGCCTGGCCGCCCGGCTGCTCGGACGGATAGCCGGCGACGGCGTCTTCCAGTACCAGCAGCGGATTGGGGGCGCGTTCCGGTTCGCGAAACTCGAAGCTGAAGGCGGCGGTGGCGTGGATCGGCGCCAGTTCCTCCATCTTGGCCAGCATCTTCATGCGCGACTGCGCCTGGCGGGCCTTGCTGGCCTTGGCCTTGAAGCGGTCGATGAAGGACTTCAGGTGCGCCCGCTCGCGCGACTGCTTTTCGAACGCCGCCTGCCCGACGGAGAGGTTGATGGCGCGCTGCTTCTCGAAGGCCGAGTAGTTGCCGCCGTAGCGTTTGAGCTTGGTTTCGAACAGGTGCGCGATGACGTTGGTCACGCCGTCCAGAAAATCGCGGTCGTGCGAGATCACGATCAGCGTGCCGGGATAGCGCTTGAGCCAGTCTTCCAGCCACAGGATGGCGTCGAGGTCCAGATGGTTGGTCGGCTCGTCCAGCAGCAGCAGGTCGGACGGGCTCATCAGGGCCTGCGCCAGGTTGAGGCGCATGCGCCAGCCGCCGGAGAAGCTGGCGACCGGGTCCATCATCTGCGACTGCGCGAAACCCAGACCCGCCAGCAGGATTTCCGCCCGCGAGCGCACGGTGTAGGCGTCGGCATCGGCCAGCGCGGCGTGCAGGTAGCCGATGCGCTCGCCGTCGTGGGCGGCTTCGGCGGCGGCCAGTTGGGCCTCCAGATCGCGCAGCACGCCGTCGCCGTCGATGACGTACTCCAGTGCCGGCCGGTCCAGGGCCGGGGTTTCCTGGGCCACGTGCGAGATGCGCCAGGTGGCGGGGAAATCGACCGCGCCGCCGTCGGCCGTGAGTTCCCCGCGCAGCAGCGCGAACAGGCTGGATTTGCCCGAGCCGTTGGCGCCGATCAGGCCGACTTTCTCGCCGGGGTTGAGTGTGAGGTCGGCGCCGTCCAGCAGAGGCTTGGTGCCGCGTGTGAGGGAGAGTTTTTGCAGGCGGATCATGGGCGCGATTATCGCCGATTGCCGCCAACAGCCGTCGTGGGCGGTCTGCCATCGGCGGCCGCGCTGTGCTCAGGCCATGTTTGCGGCCACCGGGTCCAGCAGGCCGTGCGGCTGTTCGCCGCGCAGGTAGCGGGCGATGTTGTCGCAGGCGCGCTCGGCCGACACCTTGCCGCCACCCGGGGCGCGCGGCGAGTTGTGCGGCGAGCCGATCACGTTGGGCAGGTCCAGAAACGGGTAGTCCATGCGGAACTCGCCATGGCGGAACGGCTCCACCCACCAGGCGTCGATGCCGGCACTGGCCTGCGGGTTGGCGACCAGGAATTCGTACAGGGCGCGCTGATCG from the Immundisolibacter sp. genome contains:
- a CDS encoding ATP-binding cassette domain-containing protein, which produces MIRLQKLSLTRGTKPLLDGADLTLNPGEKVGLIGANGSGKSSLFALLRGELTADGGAVDFPATWRISHVAQETPALDRPALEYVIDGDGVLRDLEAQLAAAEAAHDGERIGYLHAALADADAYTVRSRAEILLAGLGFAQSQMMDPVASFSGGWRMRLNLAQALMSPSDLLLLDEPTNHLDLDAILWLEDWLKRYPGTLIVISHDRDFLDGVTNVIAHLFETKLKRYGGNYSAFEKQRAINLSVGQAAFEKQSRERAHLKSFIDRFKAKASKARQAQSRMKMLAKMEELAPIHATAAFSFEFREPERAPNPLLVLEDAVAGYPSEQPGGQAKVILSRLNLILQAEQRIGLLGVNGAGKSTLIKTLVGELPPLAGSVNLNKGLSIGYFAQHQIEMLRLDQTPLWHLARLAPNVREQQLRSFLGGFNFIGEMATTKVDTFSGGEKARLVLALIVWQRPNLLVLDEPTNHLDLETREALTVALAQFEGTLVLVSHDRHLLRATTEEFMIVADGSLKPFDGDLDDYRDWLFKTKLGKRTDTAAAPAPADRKEHKRHSAAARQHLSDQRKPIEARIRRLETQIQRHTARAAELQTLLSDPALYADDQKDTLKARLFEQATQVKELKQLEAEWLEQQTELESLGG